CGGCACCGTGCGGCCCATCTCCATGCAGAGTGTCAACCCGCAGACGGGGCAGGTGGAGACCACCGAATTTCAAGTGCGCATCCCCCCGGGAGCGACCGATGGCCGCCGCATCCGCGTGCCCGGTCATGGCGAACCAGGGCAAGGGGGAGCCCCCGCAGGCGATCTCTTCCTGCGGGTGCGCCATGCTACGCATCCCAACTTCAGCAGTCGCGAGGCCGATATCTATTACGAACTCGACATTGCCCCCTGGGAGGCTGTGCTCGGGGCGGAGATCGTCGTGCCCACCCTGGATGGTTCCATCAAACTGCGCATCCCTGCCGGGGCCGAAAATGGCCAGAAACTGCGGGCGAAAAACCGAGGCCTTCCAAAAGGTAAAACCGGTGAACGCGGAGACTTCTACGTGGTGCTGAATGTGCAACTGCCCACCACGCTCTCCAGTGAAGAGCGCACGCTCTGGGAAAACCTGCGCGCCACCTCCAGCTTCCGGCCCCGAGCCTCTTAACCTCCAGCACGCCTGCCCTGAACCTCATGAGCTCAGCCCACTCCTCCCCCCTGCCCTACGAAAGCGCAGAGACCGAGACCCGCTACAGCCTGGAAGTCATCGCCGAACTCACCGGCGTGGATACCGCCACCATCCTGCATTACCGGGAAGCCGGATTCATCCCGCCAGCGGAAAGATCGCCCGCCAGCCAAGCCATCTTCGATCAAGAGGACCTGCGCCAGCTCCGCCGCATCGAGCACCTGCGCGCCAACTGCGCCGTCAATGATCAAGGCCTGCGCCTGATCTTGAATCTACTGGATGAGGTCGAGTCCCTGAGGCAGCAGGTGCGGCAGCGGTGGTGAGAAAACCATGCTCACTCACGAGCCAATCCATCCGTCTAGCCAATGGATTCCATCACCTTCCTCACCGCTTTTTTAGTCGCAGGCGGCGCTTTCACCTTCTGGTGTTCTCTGAAAAACGACGACTGGTTCTTCAACTTCCCCGGCCCCTCGCAGGCCTTGATTTTGGTCTTGGGGCGCCCCGCGGCACGGATCTTCTACCTCCTCTTCAGCCTCGTGCTGCTCGGGTGGGGAGTCGTTCGCATGGTGGACCCACCCCGCCGGATTCCTGTGGCCTTTATCGATGAAGTCGCCCGACCTGGAGGCGTGAACCTCACGGATGGATCGAAGGCTCTCCCCGAGCTTCATCAAAAGCGGGCGGAAATCCGCCACCTGCAAACCGATGCCACGGGCTGGACGTCCTTTTGGTGGCCCTTGCATCGCAACCTGCCCTATTTTGCAGACGCGCGAGATAGCAGCCTCGCCGGACCGGACTTTTCGGAAGGCTTTCACTTTCGCAAACGCTCAGTGGGAAACCTCATGGTGGAAGGTCGGGTGCTCTACTTCGATGCCAATCGGGTGAGTTGCGACAATTGGTTGTTCTCCTCGCACCCTCTTTCCTCCGCCGCCTTTGCCGTGGTCATCTGCACGCCTGAAGCCTCTCAAGCCAATGGTTTCAGCGAGAGTCTGGCCGTGTTTTACTGCCGCGCCAACACGCCCCTTTACCAACGGCTCTTTGACTGAGAATCCAGGCGTCGGCTCGACTGAGTTTGATCGCCGGCTCTTCCTCGCGTCACCCATTCGTCGCTTGACCTTTCGGTCTCTGCCCCGACTTCCTCCCCCATGCCCGGTCCTGTCCTGCTCTCTGATATTGGCAATGTTTTGACCTTCTTCGACTTCAGCGTCGCGGCCCAGCGTGTCGCGGAGCGCAGCCCATATCCAGCGGAGGCACTCTCCGCTCGGCTGGATCACATCAAACTGCCGTTTGAGAATGGCGACATGGATGACGACACCTTTGTGGCCGAGGCCATCGCGGCGCTGGAATTTGCGGGCACCCAGGAAGACTTTGAGACCATCTGGTGCGAGATCTTCACCGAGAACCTCGCCATGAAAAGCACGCTGGAGCCTCTGGTGGGCAAGGTGCCCATGAAGCTGCTGTCCAATACCAGCGGCCTACATAAAAATTACCTGCTGAGCACCTATGACATCTTCCGCCCTTTCAGCGGCGGGGTGTATTCGTATTCAGCCAAGTGCAGCAAGCCGGGTGAAGAGATCTTTCGCGTGACCATTGAGGAACTGGATCTCGATCCGGCGCAGACCTTTTACATCGATGATCTGGAGGCGAACATTGCCACAGCCAAGCGGCTCGGTTTCCAAACGCATCACTACCATCACGAGCGCCATGCAGGGCTGGAAAAAGAACTCGCAGCCTGGGCGCAGAAACACGGACTCACGGCGTGATGAAGGGGTGGTTGACGTGAGATTCTACGTGCCCTAGCTGTTCCTCTGGCACGCGCCGTGCGTATAACATGGTAAAGGCCCATCAAGCCGGAATCTCCACCTCTATGAAATGTGACGTTTGCGATAGTGAAGCCACCGTGTTTCTGACCCAGATCATCAATGGGCAGATGACCACGGTGAACCTTTGCGATGCCTGTTCTAAGGCCAAAGGGGTCACGGACGAAATGGGCTTTGGGCTCGCTGAGGCTTTCCTGAGCCAAGCTCCGCCCCCCATCACGGCAGATACTTCATGCCCGACCTGTGGCTTCACGGCAGCTCAGCTGAAAAAGATCGGCCGCATGGGCTGCCCGGAATGCTATCACACCTTCCGCGACGGGCTGGATGGCCTGCTGAAGTCCATGCACAAAGGCACCCGCCACATCGGCAAAGTGCCGCACCGCATCGTCACCCGCAATGCCCTGGTGGGCAACATCGGCCACCTGCGCGAGGAGCTGGCCAATGCGGTGCGTGATGAACGCTATGAAGACGCAGCGCGCCTGAAAACCGAGATCGATCTTCTCCAGGCGAAGCTGCCGTCTCCTCCCTGATTTTTGTCACTTCTTTTCTGCCCTGCGTCTGTTCGAACAAACAGGGCGTTTACTCTCTCTAACGAATCATCCCCGATGCGATTCTCGACCCTCATCAAACACCCGGCTGACTGGATGAAAGGCAGCGGGCTGCACTCCGATGTCGTCATGACGTCCAGGGTCCGTCTTGCCCGCAATCTGCGCGGCTTCACTTTCCCCGGCTACTCCGCCGAGCGGCAGCGTGTGGAAATCCTGGAACTGGCCCGCCCCTGTGTGGAGTCCCTGCCTGAAATGGCGGAAGGATACAGCGAGGAATACAGCGGCCTGAGCAAGATCCGCAAGCAGGTGCTGGTGGAGCGTCACCTCGTCAGCCGTGAACACGCGGCGCGGTCCGCAGGCTGTGCCGTGGTGGTGGATCGCAAGCAGAGCCTCTCCATCATGATCAATGAGGAGGATCACTTCCGCATCCAGGGCATCCGGGCTGGTCTCAATCTGCGCAGCGCTTACCAACTCGTGGATAAAGCGGACACGGAGCTGGAGGCCATGCTGCCGTATGCCTACGACGACAAGCTGGGCTACCTGACCGCCTGCCCCACGAACCTGGGCACGGGCATGCGTGCCTCGGTGATGCTGCACCTGCCGGCGCTGGTGCTCTCGGAGCAGATCAACCCCGTCATCAAAGCCGTGGGCAAGATCGGTCTCGCCGTGCGCGGTTTGTATGGTGAAGGCACCGAGGCGCTGGGCAATCTCTTCCAGATTTCCAATCAGCACACGCTGGGTGAAAAAGAAGGCGAGATCATCGCCCAGATCGAAAAAGTCATCGAGCGCGTGGTCAGCTCTGAAAACAACGCCCGCCAAAAGCTGCTGGAGGATAACCCCACCATGCTGAATGACCAGGTGGGTCGGGCTTTTGCGATTTTACGCTACGCCCACATTTTGACATCGAAAGAGGCCCTCAACCTGCTTTCCCTTCTCCGCTTGGGCGCAGATCTCGATCTCGTCCCCAACTGCGACCGGAGTCTGCTCGACATGCTCTTACTCGAAATCCAACCTGCCCATCTCCAGCTTAGCGCTGAGCGTGAGCTCTCCCCTGAGGAGCGGGATGTCCGCCGCGCGGAAATTACCCGGGCGAGGTTGCAAACTCTGACCGGACCTTCTACCGTTTCCTCAATCAACCAACCCTCAGAGGAAAAACCCTCTGATTCCAATGATGAATAACTTTACCCCACGCGCCCAGCAGGTCCTGGCCCTGGCCAGGAAAGAAGCAGATCGCTTCAACCATAACTATGTCGGCACGGAGCACTTGCTTCTGGGCCTGATCAAACTCGGTCAAGGCGTGGCGGTCAACGTCCTGACTAAACTCGGTCTGGATCTCGAAACCGTGCGTCTCCAGGTGGAGCAGCAGGTCGGCTCCGGTCCTGAGACCAAGATGGTGGGCAACATCCCCTACACGCCCCGCGTGAAGAAGGTGCTGGCCC
This DNA window, taken from Prosthecobacter debontii, encodes the following:
- a CDS encoding DnaJ C-terminal domain-containing protein, giving the protein MSVEFQDYYATLGLSREASEDEIKKAFRKLARQYHPDVAQDKPAAEAKFKEINEAYEVLSDPEKRKKYDLLGAHWRDAENGMPPPPPRQSRRRAQAGVPEPEFHFGGTGFSDFFEQYFSGGTRYGFPEDDPGGFQYSYTQGGQPRARRGSDIEGDILVTLHEAMHGTVRPISMQSVNPQTGQVETTEFQVRIPPGATDGRRIRVPGHGEPGQGGAPAGDLFLRVRHATHPNFSSREADIYYELDIAPWEAVLGAEIVVPTLDGSIKLRIPAGAENGQKLRAKNRGLPKGKTGERGDFYVVLNVQLPTTLSSEERTLWENLRATSSFRPRAS
- a CDS encoding helix-turn-helix domain-containing protein, which produces MSSAHSSPLPYESAETETRYSLEVIAELTGVDTATILHYREAGFIPPAERSPASQAIFDQEDLRQLRRIEHLRANCAVNDQGLRLILNLLDEVESLRQQVRQRW
- a CDS encoding immunity 17 family protein translates to MDSITFLTAFLVAGGAFTFWCSLKNDDWFFNFPGPSQALILVLGRPAARIFYLLFSLVLLGWGVVRMVDPPRRIPVAFIDEVARPGGVNLTDGSKALPELHQKRAEIRHLQTDATGWTSFWWPLHRNLPYFADARDSSLAGPDFSEGFHFRKRSVGNLMVEGRVLYFDANRVSCDNWLFSSHPLSSAAFAVVICTPEASQANGFSESLAVFYCRANTPLYQRLFD
- a CDS encoding HAD-IA family hydrolase produces the protein MPGPVLLSDIGNVLTFFDFSVAAQRVAERSPYPAEALSARLDHIKLPFENGDMDDDTFVAEAIAALEFAGTQEDFETIWCEIFTENLAMKSTLEPLVGKVPMKLLSNTSGLHKNYLLSTYDIFRPFSGGVYSYSAKCSKPGEEIFRVTIEELDLDPAQTFYIDDLEANIATAKRLGFQTHHYHHERHAGLEKELAAWAQKHGLTA
- a CDS encoding UvrB/UvrC motif-containing protein, which gives rise to MKCDVCDSEATVFLTQIINGQMTTVNLCDACSKAKGVTDEMGFGLAEAFLSQAPPPITADTSCPTCGFTAAQLKKIGRMGCPECYHTFRDGLDGLLKSMHKGTRHIGKVPHRIVTRNALVGNIGHLREELANAVRDERYEDAARLKTEIDLLQAKLPSPP
- a CDS encoding protein arginine kinase produces the protein MRFSTLIKHPADWMKGSGLHSDVVMTSRVRLARNLRGFTFPGYSAERQRVEILELARPCVESLPEMAEGYSEEYSGLSKIRKQVLVERHLVSREHAARSAGCAVVVDRKQSLSIMINEEDHFRIQGIRAGLNLRSAYQLVDKADTELEAMLPYAYDDKLGYLTACPTNLGTGMRASVMLHLPALVLSEQINPVIKAVGKIGLAVRGLYGEGTEALGNLFQISNQHTLGEKEGEIIAQIEKVIERVVSSENNARQKLLEDNPTMLNDQVGRAFAILRYAHILTSKEALNLLSLLRLGADLDLVPNCDRSLLDMLLLEIQPAHLQLSAERELSPEERDVRRAEITRARLQTLTGPSTVSSINQPSEEKPSDSNDE